CACGAGGAGGGTTCATGCCGGAAAACGAGCTCAATGTGGTCACCGGAGCCTACAGCTTCACCGGCAAATACATCGCGCGGCGATTGCTCTCCGCCGGCAAAAAGGTGAAAACCCTCACCAGCCATTCCGATCGCGAACACCCTTTCGGCGAGACGGTGCCGGCGATTCCGTACAACTTTGGAGACCCTGAGGCTCTGGCTGAGAGTCTGTCCGGCGCGACCACTCTATACAATACCTACTGGATCCGTTTCGAACATCGGCAGGCTACCTTCGAACAGGCCGTCGCAAATACGGAAATCCTCCTTCAGGCGGCCCGCGAGGCCGGCTTGCGCCGTTGCATTCATATCAGTGCCGTTGCCGCCGATGAAAACTCCACGTTTCGCTACTTCCGGGCAAAGGGCAGGGCCGAACGCATCGTGCGCGAATCGGGGCTTTCCTGGGCTATTCTCCGCCCCACCGTCCTCTTCGGCAAGGAGAGCATCCTTTTCAACAATATCGCCTGGCTGCTGCGCCGCTATCCTGTCTTCGCTGTTCCCGATTCCAGGCGCAGCGAACTACAGCCTATCCATGTCGACGATGTCGCCGAACTGGCGGTTAGAGTCGGCCGGAGCGAGGAAAATTTGTGCCTCAATGCCGGGGGTCCCGAAACCTACGCCTTCGACCAACTGGTCCGTCTCATGGCCAAAGAGATAGGCACTCACGTCCGCCTCCTGCGGGTAAAGCCGAAACGGATACTTCAGTTCACCCGTATGCTCAGCGGACGAGTCAAAGACGTCCTCCTGACGGAGGACGAAATCGAAGGGCTGGCACGCAACTTGCTGACATCACCTGCAGAGCCCGCTGGACACACCCTTTTCAGCGAATGGCTGAAACAGCATGCCGACACCCTCGGCGACACGTATATTTCCGAATTGGAGCGTCATTTCGACTGAGGCCTGACCACAGCGGAAGCGGCAGCAAAAAGGATGATCCATGTCCAGTAACAAAGCGACAGACCTGATCAGAAAAGGGATGGAGGCTCTCAATGAAGGGAGCACCCTGGTGGCCATAGTCCACTTCGAGGATGCGGTGAAACTGGATGACAGCCCAACCGCCCGCTCATATTTGGCATTCTGTCTGGCCAAAGAACAACATCAGATCGGCAGGGCGGCCGCCCTGTGTCTCTCGGCCATGCAGGAGGAGCCGAACAAGGCGCTGCATTATCTCAACCTTGGCCGGATCTACCTTCTGGCCGGAGAGAAAACCCGCGCCATCAAAACCTTCCGGAAGGGGCTGAAACTGGAGAGGAATCGCCAGATCATTGATGAACTCAAGAATCTGGGCCTCCGGCAGCCGCCTGTGGTGAAAACTCTCCATCGAGACAATCCGCTGAATAAATGTCTCGGAATCCTGTTTCATAAACTCGGGATGCGGTAATGCCGGGCGAACTGGATCCTGAAGGTGAGAGGAGAGAGGACGTACTGCCGACATGTGCGTTGTCGGGTAAAATGAGATTGGTGCCTTCAGCACTCAAAGGGTTCAGATGAACACACAGGAACGGCGCTGAAAAGAGGAGAAAATGTATTTTCTCATCAAGGTGCTAGTGACGGCGGTGGTGATCGCCGCCGTATCCGAACTGGCCAAACGCTCCCTTCCCCTGGCCGCCATCCTGGCCTCCCTGCCGCTGACCTCCATCCTTGCCATGCTGTGGCTCTACCGGGACACCGGGAATGAACTCCTCGTCGTCGATCTCTCCCAACAGATATTCTGGGCCCTTCTTCCATCTCTTCTCTTTTTCGTCCTTCTCCCCTGGATGATCCGATGGGGGCTCCGCTTCGAGCTCGCCATCTGCGGCGCCATGATCATCATGGTTTTCGGGTATCTACTCTATGCGTGGGTTATCAGCCGCTTCGGCATCAATCTTTAGGCTGGTGAGCACGGGAAAGAAGGAAAGATGTCCGCGCTGCGGCGGCAGGATCAAGAAGGAAAAGATCTCCGGACGCAGTCATATTTCTGCCGCGACCATCAGGAAAACAATAAAACCATTATTCGCAAATGGTTTTTTCCCTGGCCTCCCTCAGGCGGCGAAAGATCTCGCGGAAGGCTCGTCGGTCGCCGTGAGCATGAACGGAACCGGCCAGCCGGCTGATGGCTCCCCGATCGAGTCCGGGCATGGCGGATGCGGCCTCGTCGAGGGCCGCTTCGGAGAGATCAGGGTTGCAGATGCGGTCACGAAGGTTTTCGAGCTCGTGAAAATCCCGCTGTTCTCTGAGATGAACCTGGTCGAGGCCGGACAAGAAGGCCTGCAGCTCTTCGGTCTCCTCATCCATCTGGCGCAGGAGGGCTGCCAGATGTTTAGTCTGCCGCTTGCGGGATCCGTGCCCTTTCGTGACCCGGGCCAGTTCGATTTCTCTGTGCAGAGCCGGGGAAGCAGGGAGCTTTTTCCACTCGGCTTCCGGCATATCCACCATCTGACGGGCCAGGTCCT
The genomic region above belongs to Desulfuromonas sp. TF and contains:
- a CDS encoding DUF3147 family protein — its product is MYFLIKVLVTAVVIAAVSELAKRSLPLAAILASLPLTSILAMLWLYRDTGNELLVVDLSQQIFWALLPSLLFFVLLPWMIRWGLRFELAICGAMIIMVFGYLLYAWVISRFGINL
- a CDS encoding NAD(P)H-binding protein, producing MPENELNVVTGAYSFTGKYIARRLLSAGKKVKTLTSHSDREHPFGETVPAIPYNFGDPEALAESLSGATTLYNTYWIRFEHRQATFEQAVANTEILLQAAREAGLRRCIHISAVAADENSTFRYFRAKGRAERIVRESGLSWAILRPTVLFGKESILFNNIAWLLRRYPVFAVPDSRRSELQPIHVDDVAELAVRVGRSEENLCLNAGGPETYAFDQLVRLMAKEIGTHVRLLRVKPKRILQFTRMLSGRVKDVLLTEDEIEGLARNLLTSPAEPAGHTLFSEWLKQHADTLGDTYISELERHFD
- the yjgA gene encoding ribosome biogenesis factor YjgA; protein product: MTEEEKPSRSALKRAAKAVEDLARQMVDMPEAEWKKLPASPALHREIELARVTKGHGSRKRQTKHLAALLRQMDEETEELQAFLSGLDQVHLREQRDFHELENLRDRICNPDLSEAALDEAASAMPGLDRGAISRLAGSVHAHGDRRAFREIFRRLREAREKTICE